A region from the Corylus avellana chromosome ca7, CavTom2PMs-1.0 genome encodes:
- the LOC132187384 gene encoding ras-related protein RABC2a-like: MGSCSKGGNNSYDYSFKILLIGDSGVGKSSLLLSFISDFVHDLSPTIGVDFKIKLLTIGGKRLKLTIWDTAGQERFGTLTSSYYRGAHGIILVYDVTRRETFTNLSDIWAKEVQLYSTNHECIKILLGNKVDRENERAVTREEGLALAQEHKYLFLECSAKTKENVHHCFKDLTLKILEVPSLLENGSAVVKKQILKQKQVQQTPRNGGCCS, encoded by the exons ATGGGGTCTTGTTCAAAAGGAGGGAATAACAGTTATGATTACTCATTCAAGATACTGTTGATTGGTGATTCCGGTGTTGGCAAGAGCAGCCTTCTTCTCAGTTTCATATCTGACTTTGTTCATGATCTGTCTCCCACCATTg GTGTGGATTTTAAGATCAAGCTGCTCACAATTGGTGGCAAAAGATTGAAGCTAACAATTTGGGACACAG CTGGACAGGAAAGGTTTGGAACATTAACAAGTTCTTACTACAGAGGTGCTCATGGAATCATCCTTG TGTATGACGTGACACGGCGTGAAACCTTTACAAACTTGTCGGATATATGGGCAAAGGAAGTACAGCTCTACTCCACTAATCATGAGTGTATCAAAATTCTTCTGGGGAATAAAGTTGATAGG GAGAACGAGAGAGCTGTAACGAGAGAAGAGGGATTGGCTCTTGCACAAGAACATAAATATTTGTTTCTTGAATGTAGTGCCAAAACTAAAGAGAATGTTCATCATTGCTTTAAAGATCTCACGTTAAAG ATACTTGAGGTTCCAAGTTTATTGGAAAACGGATCCGCAGTAGTGAAAAAGCAAATTTTAAAACAGAAGCAGGTACAACAAACGCCTCGTAATGGTGGTTGCTGCTCTTGA